A single genomic interval of Pyrus communis chromosome 5, drPyrComm1.1, whole genome shotgun sequence harbors:
- the LOC137733263 gene encoding zinc finger A20 and AN1 domain-containing stress-associated protein 8-like, with the protein MEHNETGCQAPPEAPKLCANNCGFFGSPATMNLCSKCHKDLVLKQEQAKVVAASIGSVVNGSPTESGKGPVATAAVDVQAGSADVMLISTQASSTSLNIKSEEKVKETPTRCGTCRKRVGLTGFSCRCGDLFCAVHRYSDKHNCPYDYRTAAQDAIAKANPVVKAEKLDKI; encoded by the coding sequence GCTCCTCCTGAAGCTCCCAAGCTTTGTGCCAACAACTGCGGATTCTTTGGAAGTCCAGCAACCATGAATTTGTGTTCCAAGTGCCACAAGGACTTGGTGTTGAAGCAAGAACAAGCTAAAGTCGTTGCGGCATCCATTGGTAGTGTGGTGAATGGCAGTCCCACTGAAAGTGGCAAGGGGCCTGTTGCTACTGCTGCTGTAGATGTACAAGCTGGTTCTGCAGATGTGATGCTTATCTCAACACAGGCTTCCTCGACATCGTTGAACATTAAGAGTGAGGAGAAGGTGAAAGAGACTCCTACGAGGTGCGGCACTTGCAGGAAACGTGTTGGTCTAACGGGGTTCAGTTGCCGTTGTGGAGATCTCTTTTGTGCAGTTCATCGGTACTCTGATAAACACAACTGCCCCTATGATTACCGGACTGCTGCTCAGGATGCAATAGCCAAAGCCAACCCGGTTGTCAAGGCAGAAAAGCTGGATAAAATCTGA
- the LOC137733261 gene encoding UDP-glucose flavonoid 3-O-glucosyltransferase 7-like produces METKSHKQLHIFFFPYMVQGHFIPLINIARLFASRGVKSTLIATPLNAPLFSKAIQSSKKLGIDVDILVIKFPTEEVGLPQGCENANLVTTLEMNEKFIKATLLLQPQIEQILDKHRPHCLVADTFFPWATDVAAKFGIPRIIFHGMGFFALCASRSVALYEPHAKLSSDSEVFTIPNFPVEIKLTRSQMPNVPKQSAEITKLIKEARESGEKSYGSIVNSFYELEPAFADHYRTVFGRKAWHIGPVSAANKAADDEASLDQHECLNWLSSKKPNSVVYICFGSMTNFIDSQLLEIAAGLEASGQEFIWVVKREKNDKEEWLPEGFEERMEGKGLIIRGWAPQVPILEHQAIGAFVTHCGWNSILEGASAGVPMITWPVSADQFYNEKLVTEVLKTGVAVGAKQWGTGTFLDVKKEASVKREAIEKAVNQVMASEEAEGMRGRARVLREMAMRAVEEGGSSFSDLTSLIQEMGSLVA; encoded by the coding sequence ATGGAAACTAAATCCCATAAGCAGCTtcacattttcttcttcccatATATGGTTCAAGGCCACTTCATACCCCTTATAAACATTGCCAGACTATTTGCTTCTCGTGGTGTAAAATCCACCCTAATAGCCACCCCTCTCAATGCACCTCTCTTTTCCAAGGCAATCCAAAGCAGCAAGaaattgggcattgatgttgacaTTCTTGTCATCAAGTTCCCAACTGAGGAAGTAGGGTTGCCTCAAGGATGTGAAAATGCTAACTTAGTTACCACCTTGGAGATGAACGAAAAGTTCATCAAAGCCACCTTACTTCTTCAACCACAAATTGAGCAGATTTTAGACAAACACCGCCCTCATTGCCTTGTTGCAGACACGTTCTTTCCCTGGGCAACGGATGTTGCTGCCAAGTTTGGTATTCCCAGGATCATATTTCATGGCATGGGTTTTTTCGCCTTGTGTGCTTCTCGTAGTGTGGCGTTGTATGAGCCTCACGCGAAGCTGTCATCTGATTCAGAAGTTTTTACTATTCCTAATTTTCCAGTTGAGATCAAGCTGACAAGAAGCCAAATGCCGAATGTTCCCAAGCAAAGTGCTGAAATCACCAAGTTGATTAAGGAGGCGAGGGAGAGCGGGGAAAAGAGCTATGGGTCCATTGTTAACAGCTTTTATGAACTTGAACCGGCTTTTGCAGACCATTACAGGACAGTGTTTGGGAGGAAGGCATGGCATATAGGCCCGGTTTCGGCAGCCAATAAGGCAGCAGATGACGAAGCCTCCCTTGATCAGCACGAGTGCTTGAATTGGCTTAGTTCTAAGAAACCCAATTCAGTTGTTTACATATGTTTCGGAAGTATGACCAATTTCATCGACTCTCAGCTCCTAGAAATTGCAGCGGGGCTTGAGGCTTCTGGGCAGGAGTTCATTTGGGTTgtgaagagagaaaagaatgaTAAAGAAGAGTGGCTCCCCGAAGGGTTTGAGGAGAGAATGGAAGGTAAAGGACTaattataagaggttgggctccGCAAGTGCCGATCCTTGAGCACCAAGCAATCGGAGCCTTTGTGACTCACTGCGGGTGGAACTCTATCCTTGAAGGAGCGTCTGCTGGGGTGCCAATGATCACATGGCCCGTGTCGGCTGACCAGTTTTACAATGAGAAGTTGGTGACTGAGGTACTGAAAACCGGGGTTGCTGTTGGTGCTAAACAATGGGGTACGGGTACATTTCTGGATGTGAAGAAGGAAGCCAGTGTGAAGAGGGAAGCCATAGAAAAGGCTGTAAATCAAGTAATGGCGAGTGAAGAAGCAGAGGGAATGAGAGGCAGAGCCAGGGTGCTTAGAGAAATGGCAATGAGGGCTGTTGAAGAAGGTGGTTCGTCTTTCTCAGATTTAACTTCTCTAATTCAGGAAATGGGGTCCCTTGTAGCCTGA
- the LOC137733262 gene encoding UDP-glucose flavonoid 3-O-glucosyltransferase 7-like, protein METKPHKQLHIFFFPYMIQGHFIPLINMAKLFASRGVKSTLITTPLNAPLFSKAIQSSKKLGFDVDILVIKFPTEEVGLPQGCENANLATTREMNEKFIKATFLLQPQIEQLLDEHRPHCLVADNFLPWATDVAAKFGIPRIIFQGLGFFALCAFHSVALYEPHAKMSSDSEVFTIPNFPIEIKLTRSQIPNFPKQSAEFTKLFKEAMESEEKSYGFIVNSFYELERAFADHYRTVYGRKAWHIGPVSSVNKAADDEASLDRHECLNWLSSKKPNSVVYICFGSMTNFIDSQLQEIAAGLEASGQEFIWVVKREKNDKEEWLPEGFEERMEGKGLIIRGWAPQVPILEHQAIGAFVTHCGWNSILEGASAGVPMITWPVSAEQFYNEKLVTVVLKTGVAVGAKQWGTFLDVMTEASVKREAIEKAVNQVMVSEEAGGMRGRARVLREMAKRAVEEGGSSFTDLTSLIQELGSLGA, encoded by the coding sequence ATGGAAACTAAACCCCATAAGCAGCTtcacattttcttcttcccatACATGATTCAAGGCCACTTCATACCCCTTATAAACATGGCCAAACTATTTGCTTCTCGTGGTGTAAAATCCACCCTAATAACCACCCCTCTCAATGCTCCTCTCTTTTCCAAGGCAATCCAAAGCAGCAAGAAATTGGGATTTGATGTTGACATTCTTGTCATCAAGTTCCCAACTGAGGAAGTGGGGTTGCCTCAAGGATGTGAAAATGCAAACTTAGCTACCACCAGGGAGATGAACGAGAAGTTCATCAAAGCCACCTTCCTTCTTCAACCACAAATTGAGCAGCTTTTAGACGAACACCGCCCTCATTGCCTTGTTGCAGACAATTTCTTACCTTGGGCAACAGATGTTGCTGCCAAGTTTGGTATTCCAAGGATCATATTTCAAGGCCTCGGTTTTTTCGCTTTGTGTGCTTTTCATAGTGTGGCGTTGTATGAGCCTCACGCGAAGATGTCATCTGATTCAGAAGTTTTTACTATTCCTAATTTTCCAATTGAGATCAAGCTGACAAGAAGCCAAATCCCGAATTTTCCCAAGCAAAGTGCTGAATTCACCAAGTTGTTTAAAGAGGCGATGGAGAGCGAGGAAAAGAGCTATGGGTTCATTGTTAACAGCTTTTATGAACTTGAACGGGCTTTTGCAGACCATTACAGGACAGTGTATGGGAGGAAGGCATGGCATATAGGCCCGGTTTCATCAGTAAATAAGGCAGCAGATGACGAAGCCTCCCTTGATCGGCACGAGTGCTTGAATTGGCTTAGTTCTAAGAAACCCAATTCAGTTGTTTACATATGTTTCGGAAGTATGACCAATTTCATTGACTCTCAGCTCCAAGAAATTGCAGCGGGGCTTGAGGCTTCTGGGCAGGAATTCATTTGGGTTgtgaagagagaaaagaatgaTAAAGAAGAGTGGCTCCCCGAAGGGTTTGAGGAGAGAATGGAAGGTAAAGGACTaattataagaggttgggctccGCAAGTGCCGATTCTTGAGCACCAAGCAATCGGAGCCTTTGTGACTCACTGCGGGTGGAACTCTATCCTTGAAGGAGCGTCTGCTGGGGTGCCAATGATCACATGGCCCGTGTCGGCTGAGCAGTTTTACAATGAGAAGTTGGTGACCGTGGTACTGAAAACTGGGGTTGCTGTTGGTGCTAAACAATGGGGTACATTTCTGGATGTGATGACGGAAGCCAGTGTGAAGAGGGAAGCCATAGAAAAGGCTGTAAATCAAGTAATGGTGAGTGAAGAGGCAGGGGGAATGAGAGGCAGAGCCAGGGTACTTAGAGAGATGGCAAAGAGGGCTGTTGAAGAAGGTGGTTCGTCTTTCACAGATTTAACTTCTCTAATTCAGGAATTGGGGTCCCTTGGAGCATGA